From the genome of Oncorhynchus masou masou isolate Uvic2021 chromosome 15, UVic_Omas_1.1, whole genome shotgun sequence:
tgccttagatcgctgcgccactcgggagcccaaattgAAGTTGATtattaagtgacatcaataagggatcatagttttcacctggtcagAGCCGTGGAAAGAGTGGgtgttcttcatgttttgtatactcaagtgtatgaaatgtgtatatattgaTCCACCTGTATTACCGATAATCGCAACGGCAGTCCGCACACAAATTTCCGGTCCTACCACCCTCTCTAAAGAATGTTGAACCAGTTTATATTttccatttttatttaatttatgttTACAATTCTTCCTAATTGTTTCTCTTGATAAGGTCTTTGCTTTTCTTGTGGAAAATGTTTGTGCCCATGGTGATCTGTACAGTTCTGGTCTCAGTGTTGGGGTGGGGGGTGAGAGGGTAGCCTTTTACAATTTGTCCAGGTAGTTATCCAATGCAGGAATTCCCTCCTTGAGCCCCTTGCGTTTACGTGTGTCAGCCACAATCTGGGAAATCTTGGTGGATGTGTCCTGGGGATCTCCCTGGAGGATCTGCCAGTGGTCAAACACACACTGGGGGAAGGCCTGGCCACCGGTGTTGGAACGCAGGTCTGCTGTGAAACCTTGAGAAGGAACACAGGTATTAGCATATATCAATTTGTTTTATACAATACACATTTACTACAACTCAGGGAATTGTCTAGCCCTGATAAGTACATATCAGATAAGGGAAAAGTGGACTACACTTGGTGGGTCACTCACCGAAGGACTCGTTGACAGGCAGGTAAGCCTTGACGATGAACATGGGGGTCCCCATGACCTGGGACTCCTCGAAAACGTGACCGCGCTTCCTGTTCAGCACACCATAGATGCCTCCCACCACCTGCTCAGGAcactgcagggagagagggaaacaagGTTAACACCATTGAATTCGATGGTTAACGCCAACCTGTCCAAGGATGTAGCATTTTTCTAGTCAACTTCCATTATCCTGGAGATGAGCTCATTTCTAGTCAAGTATCGTATTTTATGGATTTAGCCATCACTTGTTCAGTGTGGTGCATGATTTCACATCAGACATAGTCCTTGTTGAAACCAAACATTTAATAAACATTTTCAATGTAAATTGTAGGCATACCTGAATCTCCACCAGGTAGACAGGCTCCATGAGTCTTGGCTGAGCTGTAAGCTGGCATGCATACAGCACTCTGCGGGCTGTGGGAATGATCTGACCACCACCCCGGTGGATAGCATCTGTGTGGAGGGTCACATCGTGGACATCAAAGCGGACAGCACGCATATTCTCCTCGCACAGGGCACCCTGGAAACAAAATAGTAATGTTTAAGGTATTGACACAAGCACTTCAGTTTGTGACAAATCTACATTCTCAGAAAACTACCCATGGCGTATTCCTCAACACAGAATTGTGCCTCTTTGAATGATGGTATGCTTGTTTTAAAGTGACCAACAAAGTAGGAAAAATTACATCCATGAGTCTGGCTTACCTCCTTGACAGCCCACTGGAAGCCAGCCACCACGCTGTCCTTGATCTCGTTCAGGTACTGGACTCCCTTGGTCACGTCCATCAGCAGGTTGGGGCCGGTACCGTCAGGGCCGAAGCACCAGATCTTACGGGCCTCAGACACATCCCACTCGTACTTGTCGGCCAGGAAACGGGCACGGACCTTCAGTTCCTGTCTGGCACTGACGTCACCCTTTTCGATGTCCTCAGCCAGGCCGTCGGGGAAGGGACGGGCTTTCATGTACAGACGGTTGTGTTTGTTGGGGGACTTGGACAGGCACATCTGGTCAGACTCCTCAGACACAGTCTCCCTGTAGGAAACCACCGGGTCGGATTTCTAtgtgggagagtggaggaggtgttTAATTATTAAATACATCAGTAGGATAACACTGCCTGTAACGTAACACcattgtaaactcagcaaaaaaagaaacgtcctttcACTCTCAAcagcgtttattttcagcaaacgtgtaaatatttgtatgaatataagattcaacaactgacaaactgaacaagttccacagacatgtgactaacaaatggaataatcaagtcaaaacagtcagtatctggtgtggccaccagctgtattaagtactgcagtgcatctcctcctcatggactgcaccagatttgccagttcatgctgtgagatgttacccctctcttccaccaaggcacctgcaagttcccagacatctctggggggaatggccctagccctcaccctccgatccaacgggtcccagacatgctcaatgggattgagatctgggctcgtTGCTGGCCAtgtcagaacactgacatttctgcCTTGCAGGATCATttacagaacaagcagtatggctggtggcattgtcatgctggagggtcatatcaggatgagcctgcaggaagggtaccacatgagggaggaggtagtcttccctgtaatgcacggTGTTGCGATTggctgcaatgacaacaagctcagtccaatgatggggacacactgccccagaccatgacggaccctccacatcgatcttgctccagagtacaggcctcggtgtaaggctcattccttcgacgataaacgtgaatccgatcATCAcgcctggtgagacaaaaccgcgactcgtcagtgaagagcactcttTGCCAGACCTGTCTGgaccagcaacggtgggtttgtgcccataggcgacgtctggttaggacctgccttacaagcccccagtccaggctctctcagcctattgcggacagtcggagcactgatggagggattgtgcgttcctggtgtaactcgggcagtagttgttgccatcctgtgcaggtgttacatgtctgccactgtgaggacgatcagctgtccacccagtctccctgtagcgctgtcttaggctctcacagtacagacattgcaatttattgccctggccacatctgcagtccccatgcctccttgcagcaagGCTAAGGCATGTTCAtgtagatgagcagggaccctgggtcagtagaaaggcctctttagtgtcttaagttttccaaactgtgaccttaattgcctactgtctaagctggtagtgtcttaacgaccgttccacagttGCATGTTCATTAAGTGTGTATGGTtcgttgaacaagcatgggaaagtgTTTcacccctttacaatgaagatctgtgaagttatttggatattTAAAAATTAtccttgaaagacagggtcctgaaaagggacatttctttttttgctgacttTAGAAGGGATCATGTGAAAGCCCTACATGTAACAAGGCATGGAGGACTAGTGTACCTTCAGTGGAATGCAGGCATGGTCCTCCTCCAGATCCTTGAGGCAGATCTCCAGATGCAGCTCACCGGCTCCAGCGATAATGTGCTCTCCAGACTCCTCGATGATACACTGCACCATGGGGTCAGACTTGGCTAGACGCTTCAGGCCCTCCACCAGCTTAGGTAGGTCAGCAGGGTTCTTGGCCTCAACAGCTACTCTCACCACAGGGCTGACGCTGAACTTCATCACCCTCATGTTGTGGGCCTGCTCGAAGGTAGTGATGGTCCCGGTCTTCACCAGGTACTGGTCTACTCCAACCAGACCAACAATGTTCCCGCATGGCACGTCCTCAATGGGCTCAATGTAACGACCCATCATCAGAATGGTCCTAATGAGGAACAGGGGAGAGTCAGTCAACTGTTCAATACTGGGCAAGAGCTTATACAGCATTTGAAATGTGCTACTCCCATGCATGTGCCTTGTGCTTACTGGATGGTCACAGATTTACATGGTTTTCATGGATTGCAAGAGACAAATTACAAAGTATGGCCATTAGAAGTGTAGCGTTCCAGAGTACCAACCTCTGAATTGGTTTGAGGTAGAGGTCCTCTTTCTTTCCAGGGGTGAAGTTTGGTCCCATAATGCGCACCTTTTGGCCGGAAGACACGCAGCCAGAGAAGACTCGGCCAAAGGCGTAGAAGCGACCCTTGTCGGTGGTGGGCACCATCTTGGAGATGTACATCATCAAGGGAGCCTTGGGGTCGCAGTTCTTGATACCTTAGAGGAGACAGTTGGGTTAACAGACCGGTATATGGTACTATCCATGTTTCCAGATGAGTGCAGATGAAGGAAAGTGTGGTTGTAGTCTTACCCATGGCAGCTTCATCGTCACCAGGTCCTTCATAGAGCAGCTCACAACGGTACTTCTGGGCCGTGACGGGGGAGGGCAGGTGGATGGTGATCATCTGGAGCAGGGCCTCCCCGGCTGGCAGCCAGCGACGCATCACAGCCTTCAGCAAGGGCTTGCCCTCCTTCTCCTTGTCCTCATTGTCCAGCTTGATGTCCAGCTTCTCTATCAACTTGGCCGTCTCCTCCTTCTTGAAGTTCATGATGGCGTCAAACACCTATAGCAGAAACAGTAGTTAAATGTAAAATGGTGGACCATACAATAAAATACAGATGGCGCATATGGGGAGAGGTAACTATAGAATTGCCTTTGCCATGCGTCAGACTGCAGTTTAACATCACTGGACAATCAGGTCAAAGTGAAGAATGTATTAAGTCATCATTCATAGGCATGAAGCGCTAAAAGGCACAATACGAAATGCACTTTCCTGGTCAGATCTTATCGGTACATGGCTAGTATGTATCCCCTCTCACCTGGCCTAATGCTAAACATTGTTAAAGTCATGTCTCCACTCACCTTGAATATGGGGTCTAGGACGAGCTGAGAGAAGGTACGGGGGAGCTTCTTTCCATCAGGTCCGTTGGCAGACTTGCTGAACTTGCCAGTGGCTGGGTCGAAAAACCTGAAGGGGAAAAAATATCACCATTTAACCTCACGAGGGTAGGGGCAAGCATTCTGAATttgatgaaaagcgtgcccaaagtaaactgcctgccagtcaggcccagaagctaggatatgcatataattggcagatTTGGATAGAACACCCTTAGAGTTTCCAAACCTGTTAAAATAATGCCTGAGTATTACATAAcagatatggcaggcgaaaaccagaGAACTCCATCCAGGAAGTGCTATTATTTTGAAACGTCtcttttccattgaaagcctacgTAATTGGGGATAACAGCACTTTCAATGAGTGGACAATGGAAATTTCCAGACACGAGTTCAGCACGTGACCAGGAGCGCGCATTTGTTTCTCCTTTTCTATTGACAAAGCCTTTGTCCGTTTGAAATGGGATTGATTATTCATGTCAAAAACTCCATGTGGATTgattaaacatcgtttgacatgtttctacgaacttttaTGGTACTTTATTGATTTGGTCTGTCTGTTGTGACCGCTCTTTGTTCCAATGTATTACTGAACAAAGCACACCAACAAAACGGAGTTTTTTgaatataaagagggactttatcgaacaaaacaaacattgtgtaacatggagtctgagtgcaaccatatgaagatcaaagATAGCGGTAAAATGTATAACTTATTTCTTACTTTTGTCTGCTAAccgtttgtaatgatttgtctgctgggcgctgttctcagataattgcatggtttgctttcgccgtaaagtctttttgaaatctgacaccgtggttggattaacaagaagctAATCTTTAAACCCATGTATAAAACGTTTCAtacatttttataatgagtatttgtttttgaatttggcacacTACAATTTCACtgaatgttggccaggtgggGCGGTAGCGTCCCACACCCCCTAGAGAGGTTTAACTACACTGCAAACTGACAAGGCTTGACATGTACCAGGCAATCTGGCAGGAGCTAGTTCAGGAAAATGTGGCAGATGATTACAAGGTTGACAGTGACTGGTCCCTCACCTTTCACCCCACAGCTTCTTCATCATGTCCTCTACCTTCTTGCAGCGCTCTGCAGGTCCTAGTTGTGCATCACCCTTGGCAGCAAACTTCATCACGTACATTTCAGCAAACTGCTTCAGGGTGAAGGCCCATCCGTGGAGTCCCGACCCAAAGCCAACAGTTCCAATGACCGGGTCAATCTGTAAGAGAATAGTTACTACTAGGGCAGGGTTGATACCAAGCCAAGAAACTAGAACTCCATTTCCAGAGAAACACTTTCAATATTCATGTAAACAGCAGTTGTCATTAGGTGCAAAACAGAACTGGAACAATGCCACAATTTCACAGGTGAATTGTCAACAATTTCTGACAAGGCATTGTACAGACAACATAAGTAGCTTACCATGATAGCACCCATGGGACCACTCTCATCCTCTCCGTAAGTGGCAATGATCACGTTGACATTCTCCACGATGCGCTGGAAGGTCTGGAACAGATCTTCTGGCTCCAGCTGCAGCTCCAGCAGGGCCCGGTCCATCTTGTTCATCATCAGCACGGGCTTGATACGCTCAGCAATGGCCTGCCTGAGCACGGTctctgtctgcacacacacacctgggcaggGACGGACAAGAGCAGATAGTGAGCTAGGAAAATGTTGAGAACAAATGGATTGGTTTGTTGACTGACTCCTACTCCTTTTTATAATATACCTCGTAATCATGGAACCTAGCATCAATATGACATCCTGTATGACAGATGTCTGAAAATAAAGAAATACTTGTTCACCAGAAGTATAGAACATGCCATCATTTTTTACAGAAATGAAAGCATGATCGTGTCCGACAACTAGGGCGCAAGTCGTCCTTACCTGACACGCAGTCCACAACAACCAGGGCTCCATCAGTGACACGGAGAGCAGCTGTGACCTCAGAGGAGAAGTCAACGTGGCCTGGAGAGTCAATCAGGTTGATGAGAAACCCAACGCCATCTTTGCACTGCTTGATGAAGGCCATGTCATTCTCAGAGAGTTCGTAGTACATGGAGATGGCACTGCAGTGGAAGAAAGTGTTAGTCCACTCAACTGCCAGCCAAAACCTCTCCTACTTCTGCCCAGTCGGAAGAAATGTTAATAGGCAATCGGCCAGGGGGACACTCACGTTGACTTGATGGTAATGCAGCGCTCCTGCTCGTCCTTTCGTGTGTCGGTGAAACGGGTCTCTCCAGCACGGGATCCTGCGATGATACCAGCCTTCGACACTAGTGAGTCTGTCAGGGTTGACTTACCATGGTCGACGTGCGCAATCACAGACATGTTACGGATGTTGGACTTCTTGTCCATGATGGCACGGATTTGGTCTACGGTAAAGTTCACCtacagagagggaagggggggttATTAATGTAGAGCTGTGACGATAAACTGAAAATTAGACGCTACCCATACCGATCACTTACCACAGGCTAACGTCGCTCATTGCGACAAGTAGACTATACAAGGAAAATGTGAAGTCTGAAATTAAATACGTTTGCTAATACATTTGATGGCTACAACCTAGGGCTGGGCTATATAAAATTATTTGAAATTTACGTTTTACGCAATGTTCCAAATGCCTGTATCACAAAAGTCAAAGGttcatttctctctccatttttATGAGTGTTTCTTTTGTCTCGTTACATTTGAGGTTTGATCCAACATAAAAATCAGTCATATGGACACAaatagtattttactgtaatagagaaATTAACCTCTGTAACAATACCCTTTTAATGTCTCAACTCCCAAAATGTTGAtcagagcagaccctactaagAGAGGAGTATCATTGGACAGGATTGTGGAAAATATATGCTCAGTTTCTGCTGCGTGCAGCAGGCCTACCGCAATAGGCCTGGTAGTCGAGTAGTGCACACTGTTGTAGTGGGTACTGTGTTGTGAAAGAATTATGAAAATGTAATGGCATGTAATATTTAAATGAAAAACTGCCTCAACTTCAccgggctagggggcagtatttggaagtttggatgactgaggtgcccaaagtaaaatGCCTGGTACTCAGGCCCAgtagctaggatatgcatataattggtagtattggatagaaaacattctaaagATACCAAACTGTTAatataatgtctgagtataacagaactgatatggcaggcgaaaacccaaAGAGAATCCATAcggaaaatatacattttttgaGCTCACTCATTGAAATGGCTGTCTATGGGAATATCAATGgaatacctcccagattgcagttcctagggcttccagtagatgtcagtctttagaaagagtttccaGTTagttttttgaaagaaaaaaaacaagccagaatttgtagtttttctaagtggctcccattttggctgtagtattGTGGCGTGCGTGGATGACAGTGCGCACTtagttatttatctccggtaatgaacatactattctccgtcttaaatttgacgGTTTATTTACATATCAGGGTACCTGTGGATCgattagaaatgttgtttgacttgtttggacgaagtcTATTGGTAACTTTCAGgattcatttgtatgcattttgaacaaGGGAAACCAGTGGATTACTGAGTCAaacgcgccaactaaactgacttttatGGGATATAAAGGactatcaaacaaaaggaccgtttgttatgtagctgggacccttgatTGCAAACAGGAAGagcttcaaaggtaagtgatttattttatcgtcatttctgactttcgtgacgcctctgcttgtttggaaaatgtttgtaaTGCTATTGTATGAGTGGTGCTGTCTTAAAATAATTGCATGGTATGccttcgccgtaaagcctttttgaaatctgacaaagcgacTGGATTaacaagttaagcttttaaacgatgtaagacacttatattttcatgaatgtttaaaacctcttgatctacccatcccggatcctgGAGCGTTGTCAACAACTACAgtaattagcataatgcaacggacaatcgttcctagaaaatattcatgaaatacagtgaaacacagtttagccttttgttaatgaccttgtcatctcagattttgaaattatgctttacagccaaagcaagacaagcatttgtgtaagtttatcaatagcctagcatagcattatacctagatagcagcaggcaacctggtcacgaaaatcagaaaagcaatcaaattaaattgtttacctttgatgagcttcggatgttttcactcacgagactcccagttagatagcaaatgttccttttccccaaaaaatatttatttttgtagccgaaataactcagttcttcacgtttggctgagaattcgaccggaaattgcggtcgcGACAACGCCGAAAAACATTCCAAactagctccataatatcgacagaaacatggcaaacgttgtttataatcaatcctcaaggtgtttttaaaatatctattcgataatatatcaaccgggacagctGTATTTTCAGTAAGACCAGGAGGAAAAATAGCTACCTGTCTATTACGGAAGAATtactctgagagccctcagccGGACACTTACACAATGGAGTCGCTTAcactcattcttcaacataaaggcacGAAACTATgtcaaaatgctgtagacaccttggggaatacgtagaaaaaggaatctggttgatagcccattcactgctcaatagggacgcagagctttcaaaacatgagtaaCTTCCTGATTTGATTtctctcaggctttcgcctgcaatatcagttcagAAAATCTAGTCAACACAGCTAACAATCACTTCAAACAAGCTGGAAAGAGTGCAAACTAGCACTTAATTTAATTTTATGTTTTTACATTTAGTTGTATATTTCCGTAAAAATGATGACAGCTGATTCGTGATTTCGACTGGCTGGGAaacactgcctgcctgtctcgtCCCGACaagttcattactatgggacacctgaagatcaaatttgaatattgaaacaggTTTATACAAATTTCCACGGTTGAAAACAATGTTAGTCCAAAAGAAATGTGAGAATgcctagatgctttttatagtggagatcatgtttataaattgcctggctgggctgatatGGAACAGTAAATAGGCCTTTTTAAAGTAATTGATTTAGcaggtggtaacttgtggaatagacaccggctgcaatgtggttttaaccaatcagcattcaggattagacccacccattgtataaacCCATTATGTAGGGAGGTCTAACAAAAGGTATGACAATGGCTGATTCTGCATGGCTATAAACCGTGGAATGCAGTACCATTAGAACAGATATGACGCTCTGAAAGCTGATGCATTGGGGCATGCAGACAGTAACGAGTATACTTGCCGGTTAGCTGACAGAGCTTTATTGGCCAACTTCATGCTTTAACCCGAGGTAACCAACATAATTAgaccaataaaaataaacatttagtCATACCCATGGTATTCGGTCTGatatacagtggtgtaaagtacctaAGTAAAAATGCTTTAaagaactacttaagtagttttggggtatctgtactttaccatttatattttggactactttaacttcactacattcctaaagtaaattatgtactttttactccatacattttaccTGACAGCAAAAAGTACTAGTCACAAGTTGAATGCTTAGCAGTACAGGAAATAGGCAAAATTCATACACCTATCAAGATAAATGTCCCTGGTCTTCCCTACTGCCTcagatctggtggactcactaaacagaaatgCTGCCTTTGTAAATTATGTATGAGTGTTGTGTGCCCCTGATTTGCTAAATATAAGCACATTTTTGTATAGCATTTACTGTccctcaagtatgacaattgagtacttccACCACTGCACTTCCAATCTGTTGATAGACcgcggctgtcagccaatcagcattcagggcttgacgACCCAGTTTATACCGAACGTTAAAAACCTACGTAACCGGTGAACGATCAGACAAAAGTAGGCCTCGATGCAATCGGcagaaaaaaaatacaaacgTCAGCTTATTACACCTGGCTGCCATTTAATACCACCAAGTAGCGGGATAGCGAGTCATATATACACAAAACACCAGCTGTTTCTGAATAGTAAACCGAAATTGTTTTAAACTCGAGAGCATAGCCAGTAAGGGTaaaccgtcattgtaaataagaatgtgttcttaaactgactcgcctagttaaataaaggttattaaAAAAACAAGACTAATTATTGCCAAGAAACGACGCTTTGACAGCGCAGCCTGAATAGGCCACGTATACACAGCTAGCTTTTATGACATGCCGGCATCCTGCACACGCCAGTATTTGAACATGCTTGGCCAGTTAACAAGCAAACCTCGGACAAACAATTTGTAAACATAACACATACAGCGTTAGCTCTTAACGTTTGCGTCACTGGATATGGGACCAATACTAGAAGTGCAAGACATGACAATCGACCGCTAAGGGTTCAAAGCCACTGACCGGCACTTCAACACTTAGATTCATGCTAGAACCTCATTTTAAAGGACATTACAGGTAAAGGTGGCCTCTGGCATGGGGCATCATCAAACAGGGGGAAAACTGGCATAGTTGGGACCATTTGGGTGTCTGCACTACTGTGCAGAAAGAGGTCTGTTCACACAAATTGGGTGCCATTTTGTTCAAAGCCCAAGTAACCACATACCATCTCTCCTTAGTGTCAGACATTTTACACTGTAATGTTATGACTGAAGTAGCATAACACATgattatactatactactattCCCAAAACGAAAATACTTATCCAACTCACCATTTTGACGGATGGTTAAGGATTCGCTTCGTGGAAAAAGAGTCACGAAATTTTACACTGCCCACCTCTCGAGGGCATAGGCAGGGAAGAGAGTGTTTACGTCAACAGGCACAGTTTTATACTGCTCACGTGCTGCGTAAGGACGCAAAGTCTTGACGCGCAGTCTACTGAGACAGAGAAGTGCGTTGTTTTGGCATTT
Proteins encoded in this window:
- the LOC135556529 gene encoding elongation factor 2b isoform X2, translating into MMNKMDRALLELQLEPEDLFQTFQRIVENVNVIIATYGEDESGPMGAIMIDPVIGTVGFGSGLHGWAFTLKQFAEMYVMKFAAKGDAQLGPAERCKKVEDMMKKLWGERFFDPATGKFSKSANGPDGKKLPRTFSQLVLDPIFKVFDAIMNFKKEETAKLIEKLDIKLDNEDKEKEGKPLLKAVMRRWLPAGEALLQMITIHLPSPVTAQKYRCELLYEGPGDDEAAMGIKNCDPKAPLMMYISKMVPTTDKGRFYAFGRVFSGCVSSGQKVRIMGPNFTPGKKEDLYLKPIQRTILMMGRYIEPIEDVPCGNIVGLVGVDQYLVKTGTITTFEQAHNMRVMKFSVSPVVRVAVEAKNPADLPKLVEGLKRLAKSDPMVQCIIEESGEHIIAGAGELHLEICLKDLEEDHACIPLKKSDPVVSYRETVSEESDQMCLSKSPNKHNRLYMKARPFPDGLAEDIEKGDVSARQELKVRARFLADKYEWDVSEARKIWCFGPDGTGPNLLMDVTKGVQYLNEIKDSVVAGFQWAVKEGALCEENMRAVRFDVHDVTLHTDAIHRGGGQIIPTARRVLYACQLTAQPRLMEPVYLVEIQCPEQVVGGIYGVLNRKRGHVFEESQVMGTPMFIVKAYLPVNESFGFTADLRSNTGGQAFPQCVFDHWQILQGDPQDTSTKISQIVADTRKRKGLKEGIPALDNYLDKL
- the LOC135556529 gene encoding elongation factor 2b isoform X1; the protein is MVNFTVDQIRAIMDKKSNIRNMSVIAHVDHGKSTLTDSLVSKAGIIAGSRAGETRFTDTRKDEQERCITIKSTAISMYYELSENDMAFIKQCKDGVGFLINLIDSPGHVDFSSEVTAALRVTDGALVVVDCVSGVCVQTETVLRQAIAERIKPVLMMNKMDRALLELQLEPEDLFQTFQRIVENVNVIIATYGEDESGPMGAIMIDPVIGTVGFGSGLHGWAFTLKQFAEMYVMKFAAKGDAQLGPAERCKKVEDMMKKLWGERFFDPATGKFSKSANGPDGKKLPRTFSQLVLDPIFKVFDAIMNFKKEETAKLIEKLDIKLDNEDKEKEGKPLLKAVMRRWLPAGEALLQMITIHLPSPVTAQKYRCELLYEGPGDDEAAMGIKNCDPKAPLMMYISKMVPTTDKGRFYAFGRVFSGCVSSGQKVRIMGPNFTPGKKEDLYLKPIQRTILMMGRYIEPIEDVPCGNIVGLVGVDQYLVKTGTITTFEQAHNMRVMKFSVSPVVRVAVEAKNPADLPKLVEGLKRLAKSDPMVQCIIEESGEHIIAGAGELHLEICLKDLEEDHACIPLKKSDPVVSYRETVSEESDQMCLSKSPNKHNRLYMKARPFPDGLAEDIEKGDVSARQELKVRARFLADKYEWDVSEARKIWCFGPDGTGPNLLMDVTKGVQYLNEIKDSVVAGFQWAVKEGALCEENMRAVRFDVHDVTLHTDAIHRGGGQIIPTARRVLYACQLTAQPRLMEPVYLVEIQCPEQVVGGIYGVLNRKRGHVFEESQVMGTPMFIVKAYLPVNESFGFTADLRSNTGGQAFPQCVFDHWQILQGDPQDTSTKISQIVADTRKRKGLKEGIPALDNYLDKL